Proteins encoded in a region of the Buteo buteo chromosome 11, bButBut1.hap1.1, whole genome shotgun sequence genome:
- the LOC142037025 gene encoding death-associated protein kinase 2-like, whose product MAEGSRDGVLAEGEPGDTPDSTQDTASPAGIAGSEGLAAALSPGNVEDLYELLEKLGSGHFGVVKRCQERSTGTFYAAKFVKTRRCRGSRLGLERAQVEREVTILRQLDHPNIMQLHDLFVSKAEMVLILELISGGELFDFIAEKEMLSEEEAIEFLVQILRGVEYLHAHHIAHFDLKPENIMLQEKHVPKPWIKIIDFGLAQRLEDGITFKSLCGTPQYIAPEVINYEPLSSATDMWSIGVITYILLSGLSPFQGETDAETLSNVVAGTYEFEERCFSQTSEMAKDFIRQLLVKEPGHRMTAAECLVHPWIKPLSRKQVANRSRSSINMKNFRKFNARRKWKLSYNMVSACNRLCRTRLLCGLRKEDEELRRCESDQEEEGSHPVTLLRQRRSSCS is encoded by the exons GATACGGCCAGTCCTGCGGGGATTGCGGGGAGCGAGGGGCTGGCGGCTGCCCTCAGCCCAGGCAACGTGGAGGACCTGTACgagctgctggagaagctgggCAG CGGGCACTTTGGCGTGGTGAAGCGATGCCAGGAGCGCAGCACCGGCACTTTCTATGCCGCAAAATTTGTGAAGACGCGGCGATGCCGGGGCAGTCGCCTGGGGCTGGAGCGGGCGCAGGTGGAGCGGGAGGTCACCATCCTCCGTCAGCTCGACCACCCCAACATCATGCAGCTTCACGACCTCTTCGTCAGCAAAGCCGAGATGGTGCTCATCCTGGAGCT GATCAGTGGCGGGGAGCTCTTTGACTTCATTGCGGAGAAGGAGATGCTGTCAGAGGAGGAGGCCATCGAGTTCCTGGTACAGATCCTGCGTGGGGTGGAGTACCTGCACGCCCACCACATCGCCCACTTTGACCTCAAG CCCGAGAACATCATGCTGCAGGAGAAGCATGTCCCCAAGCCCTGGATCAAGATCATCGATTTTGGGCTGGCCCAGCGCCTGGAGGATGGCATCACCTTCAAGAGCCTCTGCGGGACCCCACAGTACATCG CTCCTGAAGTGATCAACTATGAGCCGCTGAGCTCTGCAACCGACATGTG GAGCATCGGGGTCATCACCTACATCCT GCTCAGCGGCTTGTCCCCCTTCCAGGGTGAGACGGACGCCGAGACCCTCTCCAACGTTGTAGCTGGCACCTATGAGTTCGAGGAGCGCTGCTTCAGCCAGACCTCCGAGATGGCCAAGGACTTCATCCGGCAGCTGCTGGTGAAGGAGCCAGG GCACCGCATGACGGCGGCCGAGTGCCTGGTCCATCCCTGGATCAAG CCCCTGAGCCGGAAGCAGGTGGCAAACCGGAGCCGTTCTTCCATCAACATGAAAAACTTCCGCAAGTTCAATGCTCGGAGGAAGTGGAAG ctctcctACAACATGGTGTCCGCCTGTAACCGGCTCTGCCGCACGCGGCTGCTCTGTGGCCTGAGGAAGGAGGATGAGGAGCTG CGCCGCTGCGAGAGTgaccaggaggaggagggcagccaCCCTGTCACGCTGCTGCGCCAGCGGAGAAGCAGCTGCTCCTGA